The genomic interval atgggaccagtgccctactccgttgagccataggcgctgcccttagtttttgtgttttttttttttttttttaaagagacaatctttgctcagcgcctatagctcaagcggctagggcgccagccacatataccagaactAGTGGGTGTAAATCCAGCCTGctcaccaaataacaatgacaactacaagcaaaaaaggcgggcacctgtagtcccagctacttgggaggctgaggcaagagaatcacttaaacccaagagtttgaggttgctgtgagctgtgatgccaaggcactctacccagggcaacagcttaagattctgtctcaaaaaaaaaaaagaaagacaatctcactgtattgcccaggctagtctcaaactcctggtctcaagcagttctcctgcgttggcttcccaaagtgctgggattacaggcatgagccaccatgtttggCCAAGAATAGTTTAAATGCTAGTGTAGAAAGCTTTAAAATGTCACTGGCCTAAAGGCATGTCTGTGAGCAGAGAGCATATCATGAGTAACACCTCTGGAGGAATTCTTTTAGGGCCAGGTGCAgcagttcacgcctgtaatctcagcacttgagaggccaaggagggtggattgccctgagctcacaggtttgagaccagcctgagcaagagcaagaccccatctcaaaaaaatagctgggcattgtgggtgcctatagtctcagctactcaggaggctgaggcaagaggatcgcttaaaccctagagtttgaggatgctgtgacgtcacggcactctaccaagggcaacaaagtaaaactgtctcaattATTTTAGAGTGAGACCAGGtgcagtgattcacacctgtaatgcctgagctcaggagttgaagaccagcctgagccacagcaataccccatctctttctctctctctttttttttttttttttttgagataagagtttcactatgtcgccctcagtacagagtgctgtggcgtcacaagtcacagcaatctccagttattgggcttaagcaattctcttccctcagcctcccaaatagctggaactacaagtgcccaccacaatacctggctatttttttgttgtagttgtcattgttgtttaacaggtccaggccaagttcgaacctgccaggcctagtgtatgtggccggtgccctaaccactgagctacaggcattgagccagcgacaccccatctctaaaaatagcagggtgtgtggcaggcgcctatattcccagctacttggaaggctgaggcaagaggatcacttgagcccaagagttttaggttgctgtgagctaggctgaggttatggcactctaccgagggtgacaaagtgagactgtggtcttccaaaaaaaaaaaaaaattagaatggatGCAGATGTTCTGATTTGGTCAGGTAAAACATCAGCCTTGGTATTAATGGAAAATCTATAGGTCAGGGTTTCAGCCCTCAGCATAAGAGTCTGATGAGATTATTTGTCAGAGTGATGTAGGTCTACTTTTCATATTGCCCTTCTTTATTAATGTTCGGCCTGGTGCAAGGTTCTCACTAACTTGTGGGCTCTGATTCTTTCTATTTGAGTTCTTCTTGTCCAAGATCCGAGCCCATGTGGCTACCTGTTCTAAATACCAGAATTACATCATGGAAGGTGTGAAGGCCACCACTAAGGATGTGTCCCTTCAGCCAAGGTAAGTGACTTAATCATTCCCTTAGGTGAAAGTCATCTTTTAATACAGAAAACCTGGGGGCACTTTGCATTCTCAGGGGTTTAGCTGTATGGGTTTGGGAAAGTAGAGATGCAGTTGTTACACTGGCTAAAGCCATTAAGTTTTTGGTCAGGGGATAATCTAGGAGAGGCTGTTCACCTCAGATGTTAGCTGTgctattatttttagaatatttgacCTGATTCTGAAATGATAATCAGAATCCTTGTCCTAACACACTCAGGGAACTTTGCTCCTTTTGGGGGATGTTACAGTGCTTGAAGCGTCATACAAAAGTACAGGGAGggttatttttttccctactttTCACCTTCTAGGAATGTCCCAAATCGTTATACCTTTCCTTGTCCTTATTGTCCTGAGAAGAACTTTGACCAGGAAGGACTTGTGGAACATTGCAAACTATCCCACAGCAAGGATACCAAATCTGTGGTAAGAGTAACTTTTTGTTCCTTTAACTTTATTAGTCAAACTTAGAGGAAAAGTTATAGGATTAGTATAATGATTTTTTGTACCCTTCATCTAGATTTTgcaaattattaacattttaccatATTTGCCTAATTGTACTATATGCTGTATAGAAGGACTGCCCAGAAAGTATCCAGtcatacaataagaaaaatagtattaacagtGGCTGAGTTCTTTCCAGACAGCtctcatatgtatatattttttgctgaACCATTTGGGAATAAGCTATAGTTACTGTAACCTTTTGGATCCTAAATACTTCAACATATACCTCCTAGGAacattttcttacaaaattacacatttttttaaatacaattaatcatattcaagaaatttaacattgaagctttgtgcccatagcacagtggttacggcaccaactACATTCACcgaggctggaaggttcaaatccggcctgggccagctaaacaacaatgacaactataaccaaaaaaataactgggcattgtggcaggcacctgtagttccagctacttggaaggctgaaacaagagaattgcttaagcccaagagctggaggttgctgtgagctgtgctgccatggccctctaccaagggtgacacaatgaaactctgtctcaaaaagataaaaaatagggcggcacctgtggctcaaggagtagggtgctggtcccatatgccggaggtggcgggttcaaacccagccccagccaaaaaccacagaaaaaaaaaaaaagataaaaaataaaaaaaaatttgaattttctgtaatcccagtacctaggaggcaggtggattgcctgagctcacaggttcaagaccagcctgagcaagagtgacaccctatgtctagctgggtgttgtagcagatgcctttagtcccagctacttgggaggctgaggccagagaatctcttgagcccgagtttgaggttgctgtgagataggacaccgtggcactctgtggagggtgacaaagtgaatcACAAAGTGTGGTGCCTTGACTTGAGCTTTATATACTACATGTCATTTCACTTGAAGGGGACATTTGCAGTGTTTTCTGGAATGCTGATGTGCACAGGAAGGAGTGACCCAGGCCCTGAACTGGTGTGTCAGAACTGTCCTGGAAGAAAGGCAGCCGGACACCGGCCACAGAGGGCTGGTGCCAGCTGGGACATCAAATACCTAAGAGCTTGCTTTGTTTGTTGAAAGGTTTGTCCGATATGTGCCTCTATGCCCTGGGGAGACCCCAACTACCACAGCGCCAACTTCATAGAGCACATCCAGCGCCGGCACCAGTTTTCTTATGATACTTTTGTGGTGAGTCCAGAGCCCAGGCCCTGATCTCTCCCCTGGAGGAAAGCACGGCTATTTCAATTTTCTCAGAAAGATTGCGAGGGGCCCCGTTGTTGATCTTTATTATTACTGTGCTCCTAGTCCCCAGAACAGCAGTTGTGCAGTTTCCATTCATGGGCCAGGTAGGTGTCCAGGGTAGTATTTAACAAGGTGATGCTGTTCATTTATTGAGACAGACATAGAAAACCACGTTTTTCTCCCCCTCCCATGCCCCCAAATGATTGTCCACTTTCTCATGGTCTATATAATTTCTACCTGTTACAGAGCTCAGTTTGGGAATCTCAAGTTCAGATGCCCCCGGGGACTAGGCAAGTAATGGAAATGATCCTCATCAGGGCTCACAAGCTAGATAGTGCCTGACTTAGGTTAAGCCACCATCACCCCGGCTGATTGTTGTCCTATGTAAATACCACCCctatccccaaagcaggaaatgCAGAATTTCTTATGAAGTAGAAGAAAttgtaatgatttttaaaagtatgtcaGGTCtaactgggtacagtggctcacacctgtaatcctagcactctggaaggttaaggtgggtagatagcttgaactcaagagtttgagaccagcctgagtaagaccaagatgcagtctctactaaaaaaaatagaaaaactgggcggcgcctgtggctcaggaaatagggcgctggccccagatgccgagggtggcaggtttgagcccggccccagccaaactgcaacaacaacataatttaatttaaatttaaaataaataaatttaaaaaaaaacaaaaacaaaactagctgggcattgtggtgggtggctatagtcccagctactcaggaggctgaggcaagaggatcacttgagcccaagggtttgcggttgctgtaaactatgatgccatggcactctaccacttCTATctagggcacagaatgagactgtatcaaaaaaataataaagtattctCAGTCTGACAGATCTAAAACTCAGACTTCAGAATAACTGTCATTTTTGTTAATGTTAGATGAATGTAATTCCTAAAAATACCCAAGTAGATAATTTTTGCCCCAAATTAAAGAAGGCTAGCTTTACTACGGTTTCTGCTGTTCCTTATGGCCCTTAAAAAACTTACTCTGTAGTAGACACTGaatccatctcttaaaaacaccACCAGCTTGGTACATTTGTGCATGTGTTTGCCTTCTACTCTACAGACTAAATTAAAGGTGCTGAGCACTTCATCTGTGCCAGGCTCCATTCATGTACTCTCTGGGCCCTGTGATTCCTATTTGAGGGTGGCATCATTTCTTTTACCTAAGGATAAGTCAGCAAAGATATAGGTGATGTAATTTGCCCAGAGTTGAATAACTAGCATTGCAAATGTTGGAGCTGTGATGCTCCTTGGCAGCCCTCTCCATAGTCCTTGTACTGAATGTGAGTCTTTGTAGCTGTGAACAGTTATtgaggctgtgtgtgtgtatctgtgttttGCCCTTAGGATTATGATGTTGATGAAGAGGACATGATGAATCAAGTGTTGCAGCGTTCCATCATTGACCAGTGAGCAGAGTCTGTACCATCCGTCTCATGTTCCAGAGCTTCCATTATATGTTAAACGTGAAACTTTTGACTCCTACACCTTAACTGTACAACAGACTTGGAAATGATCTATGACCTTGGGACAGTCACTTCTGACAGGGTCCCCAGGTCAGAGCCCTCCTTTCCTTTGGGCTCTTGCCAAAGCTGTCTTCCCTGCTGTTAACTTTGTCATATGCTCTAGTCTATTGGTTCTTAGTTGCTTCTTGGAGCTTCTGCCTCTTCTTCTGGAAGAGAATCCAGCCTTTTCACCTCTACACTGTTCTTGTTTCACACCCATTCCTCCCATCCAGTGTTCATCTCTCAGGTCCTCCGAGCCAGCCAGGACCTCTTCTGGGTCATGAAGAGCGCAATGAAACAAGCTGCTGCTTTCCTTGCCCCTGAGGTTTGTAGGCTCTGGTGACAGTGCCCCTGACCCATGCTGAAGCTGCTGTGTGCGGTGGAGCTGCTTGCCAGTGGGCATTGGCAGCAGCTGCTGCAAGCTGGAGTTGCGTTTCTTAAGTCCTCAGGGTGAGCGTTCTGAGTTCAGCATGATCCAATGCTGGAAGTTTTGATTAGTGATATTTTCCTACTACTCCTGCACATCCTTAGAATTAACTGGTTCAGTCTTAAATGCCTGCATGGTGCCTTTTTAGGATAAGGTATAACCATATGTTTTTAGTGGAAGTGTTCCAGGTCAGGAAGATTGAAATTTCTTTAATCTGTAAGTGGGGAGGAGGGTCAGCTAAGAGAGGTGGGAATCTATAGctttttggttctaattttcaAACTAATGAGGTATTTTCAAATGACTGTGTCATGTTTGCCTCTCTGGGATCCTACCTGCATTCTTGTGCTTGACTCATGAAAAGGAGTCCTCAAATGaataagaaggaagagaaggctcCAAGCAGATACTAATTCTTTTATCTTCTTCTTGGTAACTTAAACTGACCATTGCTTTTATATCACAGATGGTTTTCTTATGACATTGGTTTCAACGTGTAAATCCATATTTGAAAATCTGCTTTCTGAACGCAGAGCACAGCTGTAGGAAACCCACTATTGCACTCAGTTGTCTCTTCCAAGAGACACACTTCATAAGGCACATGTCATAACGAGCAGTTGTTAGCAAAAGCTG from Nycticebus coucang isolate mNycCou1 chromosome 21, mNycCou1.pri, whole genome shotgun sequence carries:
- the RNF114 gene encoding E3 ubiquitin-protein ligase RNF114, encoding MAAQQQKLEGDAQRAGSAAEADPLGPFTCPVCLEVYEKPVLVTCGHVFCSACLQECLKPKKPVCGVCRSPLAPGVRAEELERQIESTETSCHGCRKNFFLSKIRAHVATCSKYQNYIMEGVKATTKDVSLQPRNVPNRYTFPCPYCPEKNFDQEGLVEHCKLSHSKDTKSVVCPICASMPWGDPNYHSANFIEHIQRRHQFSYDTFVDYDVDEEDMMNQVLQRSIIDQ